A single genomic interval of Calditrichota bacterium harbors:
- a CDS encoding tetratricopeptide repeat protein, translating into MSFKTLSKWFSYLLVFILLQHSTYAQSGSMTDDQFSEHLKTYINKLLTRYGEQNIEKERYLVQQIRMINEEIKSRVGSVSDKRAQYFDKLQGSLSEIKALKNRLPASATQLYSFIDDLETRIESTIDKGVMDYKRQRVFDDAVQLLYLAEELIKLDPAINLSANPQIIEGLNKANQKMVSTFGAATGKTTSSSAGASSIFDVYHEWQRTERIKYHLRVTDIELIKKRLIKKSTVGDLKRMFGRELQHSVQAFNFRYFELAQLSFAEILKKYGQIGELDDVLYYMAESNYQLGRFNMAEEQFEELISDYPSSSYAPKTYKRLIEITSHFERYSESVEHFRQMQNIISSSDAQYEEALLLAINASLNGKFFEDAVSLSYEINPQSPLYDYARFIQSKALAGAQNFEEAYTVLSSILETANLEPDFRFDILAKMGYIQYELGNPQKAITHYDEIAGNYSNYDRVLMGYGWAFYKLEISKMISDRNFKNAKQYLELVISNFLNSEYNLEARTLLGYINQLEFDTKGAIDNFRFAYNAKEIKQHSDNLNEQQLKLEDIVKTSGRLEKQALESKNLEAFNRAVTMRKKVEQPLFKLKYADLSPVGMAATNEVGRLKSQLQELDRLKQKATEKNDDVLVERIESMQLKIYRAINSYPLESSTVLGFNYFDEHPLARKESVVESENKKIAQMRAESSTERQEIARKISRLDVQIQNAKSRRDYKKLANLEISKDRFNDLLKKLDYLDTWVFSMKMNQTNINLGRWSDYGAFGLANVNFAIRSQQKEQIGQMREQIQKINDLLMKRKQNVVHKIRQIQNEITLMTRRVRRQERIREREELNRQFEESYFDTHETETNETDDVNNTDNTIPPSFEEDESDQ; encoded by the coding sequence ATGAGTTTTAAAACCCTTTCCAAGTGGTTTTCTTACCTTTTAGTTTTTATCCTCTTACAACATTCTACCTATGCCCAATCGGGTTCAATGACCGATGACCAGTTTAGTGAACATCTCAAAACATATATAAATAAGTTGTTAACGCGTTATGGTGAACAGAATATTGAAAAAGAGAGATATCTTGTTCAGCAAATACGGATGATTAATGAGGAAATTAAATCACGCGTTGGAAGTGTCTCGGACAAAAGAGCTCAATATTTTGACAAACTACAAGGAAGCTTATCTGAAATAAAAGCTTTGAAAAACCGTTTACCTGCTTCTGCGACTCAATTATACAGCTTTATTGATGACCTTGAAACAAGGATTGAATCTACAATTGATAAAGGTGTGATGGATTATAAACGTCAACGGGTGTTTGATGATGCTGTTCAATTGTTATATCTGGCTGAAGAATTGATAAAACTTGATCCTGCGATTAACTTGAGCGCAAATCCTCAAATAATTGAAGGCCTAAATAAAGCAAACCAAAAAATGGTTTCTACTTTTGGTGCTGCGACTGGTAAAACGACTTCTTCTTCAGCAGGAGCTTCTTCTATTTTTGATGTATACCATGAATGGCAAAGAACAGAGCGCATTAAATACCATTTACGTGTTACCGATATAGAGCTTATTAAAAAGAGGTTGATAAAAAAATCAACAGTTGGCGATTTAAAGCGCATGTTTGGTCGTGAATTGCAACATTCTGTTCAGGCTTTTAATTTTAGATATTTTGAATTGGCACAACTCTCTTTTGCAGAAATATTAAAGAAATATGGTCAAATCGGTGAACTGGATGATGTTCTATATTACATGGCAGAAAGTAATTACCAGCTTGGCCGTTTTAATATGGCTGAAGAACAGTTTGAAGAATTAATCAGTGATTATCCATCATCATCTTATGCACCCAAAACATATAAAAGACTTATTGAAATAACTAGTCACTTTGAAAGATATAGCGAATCTGTTGAGCATTTCCGGCAAATGCAGAATATTATTTCTTCATCGGATGCTCAATATGAAGAGGCCCTTTTACTTGCAATAAATGCTTCTTTAAATGGAAAGTTTTTTGAAGATGCTGTTTCATTGTCTTATGAAATCAATCCTCAATCTCCACTTTATGACTATGCGCGGTTTATACAATCTAAAGCATTGGCCGGGGCACAAAATTTTGAAGAAGCATATACCGTGCTTTCTTCAATCCTTGAAACTGCAAATCTTGAACCGGATTTCAGGTTTGATATACTTGCCAAGATGGGATATATCCAGTACGAGCTAGGCAACCCGCAAAAGGCAATAACTCATTATGATGAAATTGCCGGTAATTATTCTAATTACGATCGCGTATTAATGGGCTATGGTTGGGCATTTTATAAACTTGAAATTAGTAAAATGATTTCTGATCGTAACTTTAAGAATGCCAAACAGTATTTAGAATTGGTGATTTCCAATTTCCTAAATTCTGAATATAATCTTGAAGCGAGAACATTGCTTGGTTATATAAACCAACTTGAGTTCGACACAAAAGGGGCGATTGACAATTTCCGTTTTGCTTACAATGCAAAGGAAATTAAACAACATTCGGATAATCTGAATGAACAGCAATTAAAACTTGAAGATATTGTAAAGACATCCGGCCGATTAGAAAAACAAGCGCTTGAGTCAAAAAACCTTGAGGCATTTAATAGAGCTGTGACAATGCGTAAAAAAGTTGAGCAACCATTGTTCAAATTGAAATATGCAGATTTAAGTCCGGTAGGAATGGCTGCAACAAATGAGGTTGGAAGATTAAAATCTCAATTGCAGGAATTAGATCGCCTTAAACAAAAAGCTACTGAAAAGAATGATGATGTATTGGTTGAAAGAATAGAATCAATGCAGCTCAAAATTTATCGTGCAATAAATTCTTATCCTTTGGAAAGCAGTACAGTTTTAGGTTTCAACTATTTTGATGAACATCCATTGGCCAGAAAAGAAAGTGTGGTTGAATCAGAAAATAAAAAAATTGCACAAATGAGAGCAGAGTCAAGCACAGAACGCCAGGAAATTGCACGAAAGATTTCTCGTCTTGATGTACAAATTCAAAATGCAAAATCTAGAAGAGATTATAAAAAACTGGCTAACTTGGAAATAAGTAAAGACAGATTTAATGATCTTTTGAAGAAACTGGATTATCTGGATACCTGGGTTTTTTCAATGAAAATGAACCAGACAAATATAAACCTGGGTAGATGGAGCGATTATGGTGCCTTTGGTCTTGCAAATGTTAATTTTGCAATCCGTAGCCAGCAAAAAGAACAAATAGGCCAAATGCGTGAACAAATCCAAAAAATCAATGATTTGCTGATGAAGCGCAAACAAAATGTGGTTCACAAAATTCGCCAGATACAAAATGAAATAACGTTGATGACCAGAAGGGTTAGGCGTCAGGAACGAATCCGTGAGAGGGAAGAATTGAACCGACAATTTGAAGAAAGCTATTTTGATACTCATGAAACGGAAACAAATGAAACTGATGACGTAAACAATACAGATAATACCATCCCGCCAAGTTTTGAAGAAGATGAATCGGATCAATAA